Proteins from a genomic interval of Gordonia sp. SL306:
- the rfbD gene encoding dTDP-4-dehydrorhamnose reductase, which translates to MSATTYIVGAGGQLGKALRASDKASGRVRALTSADIDITDEASVANALAELAAGDVILNCAAYTDVDGAESDAGRAFAINRDGPGHLARVSAGAGARLVHVSTDYVFAGAAATDDGPRRRIPYEPGDVTSEPDTVYGASKLAGERTVFDTDPTAIVVRTAWVYTGGPNSSDFVGTMRRLESIRPDITVVDDQTGSPTYAADLADGLWELVSTEPDGSTAGVVLHATNAGSVSWYQVARAVFEEVGADPERVRPCTTDEFPRPAPRPAYSVLSGASWSAAGLTPLRDWRAALHAAVTGDHTGRG; encoded by the coding sequence ATGAGTGCGACCACCTACATCGTCGGCGCCGGCGGGCAGCTCGGCAAGGCGCTGCGAGCGTCTGACAAGGCTTCCGGGCGGGTGCGTGCGCTCACCTCCGCCGACATCGACATCACCGACGAGGCGTCGGTGGCGAACGCCCTCGCGGAGCTCGCCGCCGGGGACGTGATCCTCAACTGCGCCGCCTACACCGACGTCGACGGTGCGGAGTCCGACGCCGGGCGTGCCTTCGCGATCAATCGCGACGGGCCGGGCCACCTCGCGCGGGTGTCCGCCGGGGCAGGCGCCCGGCTCGTCCACGTCTCCACCGACTACGTCTTCGCCGGGGCGGCGGCCACCGACGACGGGCCGCGCCGCCGAATCCCGTACGAACCCGGCGACGTGACGAGTGAGCCGGACACCGTCTACGGCGCGTCGAAGCTGGCCGGTGAGCGGACCGTGTTCGACACCGACCCGACGGCCATCGTCGTCCGGACCGCGTGGGTGTACACCGGCGGTCCGAACAGCTCCGACTTCGTCGGCACGATGCGGCGTCTGGAGTCCATCCGTCCCGACATCACCGTCGTCGACGATCAGACCGGTTCACCGACATATGCCGCCGATCTCGCCGATGGCCTGTGGGAACTGGTCTCGACCGAGCCGGACGGATCGACCGCAGGCGTCGTGTTGCACGCCACAAATGCGGGCAGCGTCAGCTGGTATCAGGTGGCGCGTGCCGTCTTCGAGGAGGTGGGTGCCGACCCTGAGCGGGTGCGGCCCTGCACCACCGACGAGTTCCCGCGTCCGGCGCCCAGACCTGCCTATTCGGTGCTGTCGGGGGCATCGTGGAGCGCAGCGGGCCTGACCCCGCTGCGGGACTGGCGGGCGGCTCTGCACGCCGCGGTGACCGGCGACCACACCGGGCGCGGCTGA
- a CDS encoding glycosyltransferase family 2 protein, which produces MTAELAVVTVTYSSGDYLAAFLRSLEKATASSVPRVVIADNGSTDGAPEAAEQEFDNVTLVRTGGNIGYGGGINRAVAEVDPAVEFIAVANPDVEWAPGSLDELLAAARRWPRAGSLGPLIHEPDGSIYPSARRVPDLVSGAGHALFGSIWKTNPWTAAYRADDAAPSERPVGWLSGSCLLVRRAAFDSIDGFDSRYFMYMEDVDLGDRLGKAGWLNVYVPDAEIVHTKGHAAGRNPEKMLPAHHRSAYRFQADRHPGVWQAPLRLALRIGLAVRSRVAVLAAGRTVERNRGGTGDQ; this is translated from the coding sequence GTGACTGCTGAGCTTGCCGTCGTGACGGTGACGTATTCGTCGGGGGATTACCTCGCGGCATTCCTGCGAAGCCTCGAGAAGGCCACCGCATCGTCGGTGCCCCGGGTCGTCATCGCCGACAACGGGTCGACCGACGGTGCACCCGAGGCCGCGGAGCAGGAGTTCGACAACGTGACGCTCGTGCGGACCGGCGGCAACATCGGCTACGGCGGCGGCATCAACCGTGCGGTCGCCGAGGTGGACCCCGCGGTCGAGTTCATCGCGGTGGCCAACCCGGATGTCGAGTGGGCGCCGGGTTCGCTCGACGAACTCCTCGCCGCGGCCCGACGCTGGCCGCGCGCCGGATCGCTGGGGCCGTTGATCCATGAGCCGGACGGCTCGATCTACCCGTCGGCGCGGCGCGTCCCGGATCTGGTCTCCGGCGCCGGACACGCGTTGTTCGGGTCGATCTGGAAGACCAACCCCTGGACGGCCGCCTACCGGGCCGACGACGCCGCGCCCAGCGAACGTCCGGTCGGATGGTTGTCGGGATCGTGTCTGCTCGTGCGCCGTGCCGCATTCGACTCCATCGACGGTTTCGACTCGCGGTACTTCATGTACATGGAAGACGTCGATCTCGGCGATCGGCTGGGCAAGGCCGGCTGGCTCAACGTCTACGTACCGGACGCGGAGATCGTCCACACCAAAGGCCATGCGGCCGGGCGCAATCCGGAGAAGATGTTGCCTGCCCATCACCGCAGCGCCTACCGGTTCCAGGCCGACCGCCATCCGGGCGTGTGGCAGGCGCCGCTGCGCCTGGCGCTCCGGATCGGCCTGGCCGTGCGTTCTCGGGTCGCGGTGCTCGCGGCCGGCCGGACCGTCGAACGAAACAGAGGAGGAACCGGTGACCAGTGA
- a CDS encoding NDP-sugar synthase: MTSESHVEAASDPDVTSSVQAVVLVGGKGTRLRPLTLSAPKPMLPTAGVPFLTHLLSRIQAAGITDVVLGTSFQAHVFSEYYGDGSKLGVRLQYVTETEPLGTGGGIRNVLDDLTADNILVFNGDVLGGTDVREILTTHRNSGADVTMHLVPVSDPRAFGCVPTDETGRVTDFLEKTQDPPTDQINAGTYVFRRSVIEEIPPGRPVSVEREVFPKLLSEGRHIQAHVDHAYWRDMGTPEDFVRGSADLVRGIAPSPALGDRRGESMVHDGAGVAPGAVLIGGTVVGRGAEIGPRARLDGAVVFDGAVIEAGAVVERSIVGFGARIGPRALIRDTVIGDGADVGARCELLRGARVWPGVQIPDGGLRFSTDV, encoded by the coding sequence GTGACCAGTGAGAGCCACGTCGAGGCGGCGTCCGATCCGGACGTGACATCGTCGGTGCAGGCCGTGGTGCTCGTGGGCGGAAAGGGCACCCGGCTGCGGCCGCTGACCCTGTCGGCCCCCAAGCCGATGCTGCCCACCGCCGGTGTCCCGTTCCTCACCCATCTGTTGTCCCGCATCCAGGCAGCGGGGATCACCGACGTGGTGCTCGGCACCTCGTTCCAGGCCCACGTCTTCTCCGAGTACTACGGCGACGGTTCCAAACTGGGTGTGCGCCTGCAGTACGTCACCGAGACCGAACCACTCGGAACCGGCGGCGGCATCCGCAACGTGCTCGACGACCTCACGGCCGACAACATCCTCGTGTTCAACGGCGATGTGCTCGGTGGCACGGACGTCCGCGAGATCCTGACCACGCATCGGAACAGTGGTGCCGACGTCACGATGCACCTCGTGCCGGTCAGTGATCCGCGAGCCTTCGGCTGCGTGCCGACCGACGAGACCGGCCGGGTCACCGACTTCCTGGAGAAGACCCAGGATCCGCCGACCGACCAGATCAACGCAGGCACCTATGTCTTCCGGCGCTCGGTGATCGAGGAGATCCCACCCGGTCGGCCGGTCTCGGTCGAGCGTGAGGTCTTCCCCAAACTGCTCTCCGAGGGCCGGCACATCCAGGCCCACGTCGACCACGCCTACTGGCGGGACATGGGTACGCCGGAGGACTTCGTGCGCGGGTCGGCGGATCTGGTCCGCGGTATCGCGCCATCGCCCGCGCTCGGCGACCGGCGCGGCGAATCGATGGTCCACGACGGTGCAGGCGTGGCGCCGGGGGCGGTGCTCATCGGCGGGACCGTGGTGGGTCGCGGCGCCGAGATCGGGCCGCGGGCACGGCTCGACGGTGCCGTCGTCTTCGACGGTGCGGTCATCGAGGCCGGTGCCGTGGTGGAGCGGAGCATCGTCGGATTCGGCGCCCGAATCGGACCTCGGGCCCTGATCCGCGACACCGTGATCGGTGACGGGGCCGATGTCGGCGCGCGCTGTGAACTCCTGCGCGGTGCGCGGGTGTGGCCGGGCGTCCAGATCCCCGACGGCGGACTCCGCTTCTCCACGGACGTCTGA
- a CDS encoding O-methyltransferase, whose protein sequence is MTDSSGGSEQAGSVSTSALIDYAESAIVEDDALASARTRADELGASAVAPAVGALLALLARSCDAHAVVEIGTGAGVSGLWLLNGMAADGVLTTIDPEPEHHRAARQSFAGADIVPGRTRLINGTPTEVLPRLADETYDLVFVDGPLIDHPRHVVEAVRILRPGGVVVVHNATADGAVADPTRTDPPAAAAREAAMLIADDERLLPVVIPLGAGVLAAAKAR, encoded by the coding sequence GTGACCGATTCATCTGGGGGCTCCGAACAGGCGGGCTCGGTGTCCACGAGCGCCCTCATCGACTACGCGGAATCGGCGATCGTCGAAGACGACGCCCTGGCGTCGGCCCGCACCCGGGCCGACGAACTCGGCGCATCCGCGGTCGCGCCCGCCGTCGGCGCATTGCTGGCCCTGCTGGCCCGCTCGTGTGACGCCCACGCCGTCGTCGAGATCGGCACCGGTGCCGGTGTCAGCGGTCTCTGGCTGCTCAACGGAATGGCCGCCGACGGTGTGCTCACCACCATCGATCCCGAACCAGAACATCATCGCGCCGCACGGCAGTCGTTCGCGGGCGCCGACATCGTGCCGGGGCGGACCCGCCTGATCAACGGCACACCGACCGAGGTGTTGCCCCGCCTCGCCGACGAGACCTACGACCTGGTGTTCGTCGACGGTCCGCTCATCGATCACCCACGCCATGTCGTGGAGGCCGTGCGGATCCTGCGCCCGGGCGGCGTGGTGGTGGTCCACAACGCCACCGCCGACGGCGCGGTCGCCGACCCGACGCGCACCGACCCACCCGCCGCGGCCGCCCGGGAGGCGGCGATGCTGATCGCCGACGACGAGCGGCTGCTGCCGGTGGTGATCCCGCTGGGCGCAGGAGTGCTCGCGGCCGCCAAGGCCCGCTGA
- the sigE gene encoding RNA polymerase sigma factor SigE: protein MTDPLGSADVVPTGTAGFDATGDDTLMPSWDELVREHADRVYRLAYRLSGNQHDAEDLTQETFIRVFRSLSNYRPGTFEGWLHRITTNLFLDMVRRRSKIRMEALPDEYDRVPSDTPDPEQIFHDANLDPDLQDALDALPPDFRAAVVLCDIEGLSYEEISATLGVKLGTVRSRIHRGRQTIRDHLTARGHTGSRSVAIGAVH, encoded by the coding sequence ATGACTGATCCCCTGGGGTCTGCAGACGTCGTCCCGACCGGGACCGCTGGATTCGACGCCACCGGCGACGACACCTTGATGCCGTCCTGGGACGAGCTTGTCCGCGAGCATGCGGATCGGGTGTATCGCCTGGCCTACCGCTTGTCCGGCAACCAGCACGACGCCGAGGACCTCACGCAGGAGACATTCATCCGGGTCTTCCGTTCGCTGTCGAACTATCGGCCCGGCACCTTCGAGGGGTGGCTGCACCGCATCACCACCAATCTGTTCCTGGACATGGTCCGGCGTCGGAGCAAGATCCGCATGGAGGCATTGCCGGACGAATACGATCGGGTGCCCTCGGACACCCCCGATCCCGAGCAGATCTTCCACGACGCGAACCTCGACCCGGATCTGCAGGATGCGCTCGACGCACTGCCGCCGGACTTCCGTGCCGCGGTCGTCCTGTGTGACATCGAGGGCCTGTCCTACGAAGAGATCTCGGCGACCCTCGGCGTCAAGCTCGGCACCGTGCGCAGTCGCATTCATCGCGGTCGTCAGACGATCCGCGATCACCTGACCGCCCGAGGACACACCGGCAGCAGGTCGGTGGCAATCGGCGCGGTGCACTGA
- a CDS encoding trypsin-like peptidase domain-containing protein, translated as MDTRGESELDGSTESAGEAAGPDTVGSDDVRSDVDGSEAVDGSESAAAETTSGHRTDDRSRHGAVSPQTAAVFGRPAGVQGSFAQSEDTTDNPDPQIAPPDPVLAEAFGRPAGVIDTLQRDPLATYGAPDAPPAQADPWRDPESVAGLDRPALGVPTAPEPTDPGPKLGIQDVLFGKRISWHALATLAVLAVVVGLVGGLIGRWTAEVVSPLNSDSVQLSTDDADNGATPRSPVANVARAVEKSVVALDVRTSSAVGTGSGFIIDKSGYIVTNNHVIAMAANDRNAKLEAVFFDRKRVPARIVGRDTKTDLAVVKVDNVDNLTVSKLGNSDDLQIGEEVIAFGSPLGLDRTVTSGIVSALHRPVPLRPDAESDTDAVIDAIQTDAAINPGNSGGPLVSDKAEVVGINTAGLVPGGGSIGLGFAIPIDQVVPIAQTLIRQGSVDHPQIGVNASSVRNDRVLGAQVRNVVAGGPADQAGVRENDVITSFNGRTIESADELTVAVRTAKIDQKVPFSYWRDGRTFNGTITPAGD; from the coding sequence GTGGACACCAGAGGGGAAAGCGAGCTCGACGGGTCGACCGAGTCCGCCGGGGAGGCAGCGGGCCCGGACACCGTGGGCTCCGACGACGTCCGTTCGGACGTGGACGGTTCGGAAGCAGTAGACGGTTCGGAATCAGCGGCCGCGGAGACGACGTCAGGCCACCGCACCGACGACAGGTCACGGCACGGCGCCGTGTCCCCACAGACCGCCGCGGTGTTCGGACGTCCGGCCGGTGTGCAGGGGTCCTTCGCGCAGTCCGAGGACACCACTGACAACCCTGATCCACAGATCGCCCCGCCGGATCCGGTGCTCGCCGAGGCGTTCGGCCGCCCGGCGGGCGTGATCGACACCCTTCAGCGGGACCCGTTGGCCACCTACGGGGCACCCGACGCACCGCCCGCCCAGGCCGATCCCTGGCGCGACCCGGAGAGCGTGGCCGGCCTGGATCGGCCGGCGCTCGGTGTCCCTACCGCCCCCGAGCCCACCGACCCGGGCCCGAAGCTGGGCATCCAGGACGTCTTGTTCGGCAAGCGGATCAGCTGGCACGCGCTGGCGACCCTCGCCGTGCTCGCGGTGGTGGTCGGACTCGTCGGCGGGCTGATCGGCCGATGGACCGCTGAGGTGGTCTCGCCGCTCAACTCCGATTCGGTCCAGCTGTCCACCGACGATGCCGACAACGGCGCCACTCCTCGTTCCCCGGTCGCCAATGTGGCTCGCGCGGTGGAGAAATCGGTGGTCGCGCTCGATGTGCGGACCAGCAGCGCAGTGGGCACCGGGTCGGGCTTCATCATCGACAAGAGCGGTTACATCGTCACCAACAACCATGTCATCGCGATGGCGGCGAACGACCGCAATGCCAAGCTCGAGGCCGTCTTCTTCGACCGCAAGCGCGTGCCCGCGCGGATCGTCGGTCGCGACACCAAGACCGACCTCGCGGTCGTCAAGGTCGACAACGTCGACAATCTCACCGTCTCGAAGCTCGGCAACTCCGACGATCTCCAGATCGGTGAAGAGGTCATCGCCTTCGGGTCGCCGCTCGGCCTGGACCGGACCGTCACCAGTGGCATCGTCAGTGCCCTGCATCGTCCGGTGCCGTTGCGACCCGACGCCGAATCCGACACCGACGCGGTGATCGACGCGATCCAGACCGACGCGGCGATCAACCCCGGCAACTCGGGTGGGCCGCTGGTCAGCGACAAGGCCGAGGTGGTCGGCATCAACACCGCAGGTCTCGTCCCCGGCGGCGGTTCGATCGGACTGGGATTCGCGATCCCGATCGATCAGGTCGTCCCGATCGCCCAGACGCTCATCCGTCAGGGTTCGGTCGATCACCCGCAGATCGGGGTCAACGCGAGTTCGGTCCGCAACGACCGGGTGCTCGGCGCGCAGGTCCGCAATGTGGTCGCCGGCGGCCCGGCAGACCAGGCCGGAGTGCGCGAGAACGACGTGATCACCTCGTTCAACGGTCGTACCATCGAGAGCGCCGACGAATTGACGGTCGCGGTACGGACGGCGAAGATCGATCAGAAGGTCCCGTTCAGCTACTGGCGCGACGGCCGGACCTTCAACGGCACGATCACGCCGGCCGGCGACTGA
- the tatB gene encoding Sec-independent protein translocase protein TatB codes for MFSSIGWGEILVLLAAGLIILGPDRLPGAISWTMKSIRQVRDYATGATDQLKDELGPEFDELRKPLSELNELRGMTPRAMVTKHLLDGDDSVFTLGLGPTTVDRDITDSPDIKPVSAPMPNPSAADPAKPTGQGPTTGSSRSPSVGDWDAT; via the coding sequence ATGTTCAGCAGTATCGGTTGGGGTGAGATCCTCGTCCTGTTGGCCGCGGGTCTGATCATCCTGGGACCCGACCGCCTTCCCGGTGCGATCTCCTGGACCATGAAGTCCATCCGCCAGGTGCGCGATTACGCGACCGGCGCGACCGATCAGCTCAAGGACGAACTTGGTCCGGAGTTCGACGAACTCCGCAAACCTCTCTCCGAACTCAACGAGCTGCGCGGGATGACGCCGCGCGCGATGGTCACGAAACATCTGCTCGACGGCGACGACTCCGTGTTCACACTCGGTCTCGGTCCGACCACCGTCGACCGGGACATCACCGATTCCCCGGACATCAAGCCGGTGTCGGCGCCGATGCCGAATCCGTCCGCCGCCGATCCGGCGAAGCCGACCGGGCAGGGCCCGACCACGGGATCATCCCGGTCACCGTCGGTCGGCGACTGGGACGCCACCTAG
- a CDS encoding Mrp/NBP35 family ATP-binding protein: protein MTTGVVPTESAVRAALSKVNDPEIGKPITDLGMVKSIDVNDDASVDVVVYLTTSGCPMRTEISGRVENAAADVPGVGAVRVVLDVMDDEQRTELRKKLRGDKADPVIPFAQPGSLTRVYAVASGKGGVGKSSVTVNLATALAERGLTVGVLDADIYGHSVPRMLGSDAKPTQVERMIMPPMSHGVKFISIGQFTDGNTPVTWRGPMLHRALQQFLADVYWGDLDVLLLDLPPGTGDVAISIAQLIPGAEILVVTTPQQAAAEVAERAGAIALQTRQKILGVVENMSWMELPDGSRMEPFGSGGGEKVAERLTKAVGAPVELLGQVPLETSLREGGDNGVPVVTSAPDSASGSALRAIADKLAVRRRGLAGMSLGIDTTRHD, encoded by the coding sequence ATGACTACAGGAGTTGTACCCACCGAATCCGCGGTTCGCGCTGCCCTGAGCAAGGTCAACGATCCCGAGATCGGCAAACCCATCACCGACCTGGGGATGGTCAAGTCGATCGACGTCAACGACGACGCCAGCGTGGACGTCGTCGTGTACCTGACCACGTCGGGTTGTCCCATGCGTACCGAGATCTCGGGCCGCGTGGAGAACGCCGCGGCCGATGTGCCCGGCGTGGGCGCGGTCCGGGTGGTGCTCGACGTGATGGACGACGAGCAACGGACCGAACTGCGCAAGAAACTGCGGGGCGACAAGGCCGACCCCGTGATCCCGTTCGCCCAGCCCGGCTCTCTGACCCGCGTCTACGCGGTCGCGTCCGGAAAGGGCGGCGTCGGCAAGTCGAGTGTCACCGTGAACCTCGCGACGGCGCTGGCCGAGCGCGGCCTCACGGTCGGTGTCCTCGATGCCGACATCTACGGACATTCTGTGCCGCGGATGCTCGGCAGCGACGCCAAGCCCACCCAGGTCGAACGTATGATCATGCCGCCGATGAGCCACGGCGTGAAGTTCATCTCGATCGGGCAGTTCACCGACGGGAACACACCCGTCACGTGGCGCGGGCCCATGCTGCACCGAGCCCTCCAGCAGTTCCTCGCCGACGTCTACTGGGGCGATCTCGACGTGCTGCTGCTCGACCTGCCGCCCGGGACCGGCGATGTGGCGATCTCCATCGCCCAGCTCATCCCCGGCGCCGAGATCCTCGTCGTCACCACGCCGCAGCAGGCGGCTGCCGAGGTCGCCGAGCGAGCCGGTGCCATCGCACTGCAGACACGTCAGAAGATCCTCGGCGTCGTCGAGAACATGTCGTGGATGGAACTCCCGGACGGATCACGGATGGAACCGTTCGGTTCCGGCGGCGGCGAGAAGGTCGCCGAGCGACTGACCAAAGCGGTCGGCGCGCCCGTGGAACTCCTCGGTCAGGTCCCCTTGGAGACGTCTCTGCGGGAAGGTGGCGACAACGGCGTGCCGGTGGTCACTTCCGCACCCGATTCGGCGTCCGGATCCGCACTGCGGGCGATTGCCGATAAATTGGCCGTGCGGCGGCGCGGGCTGGCCGGGATGAGCCTGGGGATCGACACCACCCGTCACGACTGA
- a CDS encoding lytic transglycosylase domain-containing protein: MSPAVFRRAHGPRRPRLPRRALAVGTGGFLVGAMMLAAATSSASGGTVSTAVAEDANSIPSSAVEIAPGGPVSLLGFAPPPKRVEPEAAVLPQFRITGSLPTGPMGIPGVVLQAYKLAANRVGSDTPQCKLPWFLLAGIGRIESNHASNGSVDAYGTTINPIAGPVLNGTLAGNAVIRDTDGGRIDGDSSHDRAMGPMQFIPSTWAAWGTDANGDGKADPNNVFDATYSAGRYLCSGVSDIMAAKNKVAAVMRYNHSMEYAANVLSWAAAYATGVMPTNPIPEPKRKPSKSSTSKPSKPSKPGESSSSPSTSESTTTPPPPPLPTCIGALCLPPDLVPTQLLPPPKPLPEQTAPKKKPPVSGSPQRGPNARTGPTTTTPPPAAR, translated from the coding sequence GTGAGCCCCGCAGTGTTCCGTCGCGCCCACGGTCCGCGGCGGCCCCGCCTGCCGCGACGCGCACTGGCGGTCGGGACCGGCGGCTTCCTGGTGGGAGCGATGATGCTCGCCGCCGCGACGTCGAGCGCCTCCGGTGGCACCGTCTCCACCGCCGTCGCCGAGGACGCCAACTCGATACCGTCGTCGGCGGTCGAGATCGCACCCGGTGGCCCGGTGTCGTTGCTCGGATTCGCACCGCCGCCCAAACGCGTCGAACCGGAAGCCGCCGTGCTGCCCCAGTTCCGGATCACCGGGTCCCTGCCGACCGGTCCCATGGGGATCCCAGGAGTGGTGCTCCAGGCCTACAAACTGGCGGCCAACCGCGTCGGGTCGGACACCCCACAGTGCAAGCTGCCGTGGTTCCTGCTGGCCGGGATCGGGCGCATCGAGTCCAATCACGCGTCGAACGGCTCCGTCGACGCGTACGGCACCACCATCAACCCGATCGCCGGACCGGTGCTCAACGGCACGCTGGCCGGGAACGCGGTGATCCGCGACACCGACGGCGGCCGGATCGACGGTGACTCCTCGCACGACCGCGCGATGGGACCCATGCAGTTCATCCCGAGCACCTGGGCCGCGTGGGGGACCGACGCGAACGGTGACGGGAAGGCCGACCCGAACAACGTCTTCGACGCCACCTACTCGGCAGGCCGCTACCTGTGTTCCGGGGTATCCGACATCATGGCCGCCAAGAACAAGGTCGCGGCGGTGATGCGCTACAACCACTCGATGGAGTACGCGGCGAACGTGTTGAGCTGGGCCGCCGCCTACGCGACCGGTGTGATGCCGACGAATCCGATCCCCGAGCCCAAGCGCAAGCCGAGCAAATCGTCGACGAGCAAGCCGTCGAAACCCTCCAAGCCCGGCGAGAGTTCGTCGTCACCCTCGACCTCCGAGAGCACGACGACGCCGCCACCGCCGCCCCTGCCGACCTGCATCGGAGCACTCTGCCTGCCGCCCGATCTGGTCCCGACGCAACTGCTGCCGCCGCCGAAGCCGCTTCCCGAGCAGACGGCCCCGAAGAAGAAGCCGCCGGTCTCGGGATCGCCGCAACGTGGCCCGAACGCCCGCACGGGCCCCACGACCACCACACCACCGCCCGCGGCACGCTGA
- a CDS encoding DUF1003 domain-containing protein has product MSTEQPGRRLDTPRQNRRLSFNLDSDVIGVYAERIARFLGTGRYLAIQTVIVIVWVALNLIAVSWRWDPYPFILLNLAFSTQAAYAAPLILLAQNRQENRDKVALDEDRIRSAQTKADTEFLARELAAVRLAVGDTVTRDYLRKELDDLLDELTERLGDGPRDLSTPDDGGDDSRRSRGGGGGGDSATPR; this is encoded by the coding sequence GTGAGCACGGAACAACCCGGCCGTCGCCTCGACACGCCCCGGCAGAACCGTCGGCTGTCGTTCAACCTCGATTCCGACGTCATCGGCGTCTACGCCGAACGCATCGCACGCTTTCTCGGGACCGGACGCTACCTCGCCATCCAGACCGTCATCGTGATCGTGTGGGTGGCGCTGAACCTGATCGCGGTGTCGTGGCGGTGGGACCCGTATCCGTTCATCCTGCTCAATCTCGCGTTCTCCACCCAGGCGGCCTACGCCGCGCCCCTAATCCTGCTCGCACAGAATCGACAGGAGAACCGCGACAAGGTCGCCCTCGACGAGGATCGGATCCGGTCCGCGCAGACCAAGGCGGACACCGAATTCCTGGCCCGCGAACTCGCCGCCGTGCGCCTGGCCGTCGGCGACACCGTGACCCGCGACTATCTCCGCAAGGAGCTCGACGACCTGCTCGACGAGCTCACCGAACGCCTCGGCGACGGCCCGCGCGACCTCTCGACACCCGATGACGGCGGGGACGACTCCCGACGCAGCCGGGGCGGCGGGGGCGGCGGGGACTCCGCGACCCCCCGGTGA
- a CDS encoding magnesium transporter MgtE N-terminal domain-containing protein, translating into MASVSKVFVARLVGLAVLGPDGESIGRVRDVVVAIRMTGQQPRVLGLAVELTTRRRIFVPMLRVTAIEPQAVTLNTGTVSLRRLHLRPGEALAIGQILDSRVRVDDPDLTDLAGVDVNVVDLGIERTRTRDWVVSRVAVRPGRKGFRRRSVTNVVEWHHVHGLTQTELNLPGQGVAQALMQFEGMRAADVANALRELPAKRRDEIAAALDDERLADVLQELPPDDQTDLLAHLELGRAVDVLEAMDPDDAADLLGELPDAEAESLLERMDPEESEPVRRLLTHSPDTAGGLMTSEPIIVTASTTVAETLARVRNPDVTPAAASLVFVVRPPTATPTGKYLGCAHLQALLREPPANIVGGILDSDLAHMQPEDSLEAVTRYFATYNLVCGPVVDEEGHLLGAVSVDDLLDQLLPRDWRETEPEDTGPIGDLSGIKPAGAGA; encoded by the coding sequence ATGGCGTCCGTGAGCAAGGTCTTTGTGGCCAGGTTGGTGGGCTTGGCCGTGCTCGGACCCGACGGGGAGTCGATCGGCCGGGTTCGTGACGTGGTCGTCGCGATCCGCATGACCGGCCAGCAACCGCGCGTCCTCGGCCTGGCCGTGGAACTCACCACCCGCCGCCGGATCTTTGTCCCCATGCTGCGTGTGACCGCGATCGAACCCCAGGCCGTCACCCTCAACACCGGCACCGTGAGTCTGCGCCGGCTGCATCTGCGACCCGGCGAGGCGCTCGCGATCGGCCAGATCCTGGATTCCCGCGTGCGCGTGGATGATCCCGATCTGACCGACCTGGCCGGGGTGGACGTGAACGTGGTCGACCTCGGGATCGAGCGAACCCGCACGCGGGACTGGGTGGTGTCACGGGTGGCCGTCCGACCCGGACGCAAGGGATTCCGCCGCCGCAGCGTGACGAATGTCGTCGAGTGGCATCACGTCCACGGACTCACCCAGACGGAGCTGAACCTGCCGGGTCAGGGTGTCGCACAGGCGCTCATGCAGTTCGAGGGCATGCGCGCGGCCGACGTCGCCAACGCACTGCGCGAACTCCCGGCCAAGCGACGAGACGAGATCGCCGCCGCACTCGACGACGAGCGTCTCGCCGACGTCCTCCAGGAACTGCCGCCCGACGACCAGACCGACCTGCTCGCCCACCTCGAACTCGGCCGGGCGGTCGATGTGCTCGAGGCGATGGACCCCGACGACGCGGCCGACCTCCTCGGCGAACTCCCCGACGCGGAGGCCGAGTCGTTGCTCGAACGTATGGATCCGGAAGAGTCCGAACCGGTGCGGCGCCTGCTGACCCACTCCCCCGACACCGCAGGCGGTCTGATGACCTCCGAGCCGATCATTGTCACCGCATCCACCACGGTCGCGGAAACACTTGCGCGCGTGCGCAATCCAGACGTGACACCGGCGGCTGCGAGCCTCGTGTTCGTGGTGCGGCCCCCGACCGCGACACCGACCGGCAAGTATCTCGGGTGCGCCCATCTGCAAGCACTGCTGCGGGAACCGCCGGCCAACATCGTCGGCGGCATCCTCGACAGCGATCTCGCACACATGCAGCCCGAGGACTCACTGGAGGCCGTCACGCGGTACTTCGCGACTTACAACCTCGTCTGCGGCCCGGTGGTCGACGAGGAGGGGCACCTGCTGGGCGCGGTCAGCGTCGACGACCTCCTCGACCAGCTCCTGCCCCGCGACTGGCGCGAGACAGAGCCGGAGGACACCGGGCCGATCGGCGATCTGTCCGGCATCAAGCCCGCAGGAGCGGGTGCGTGA